A region of the Candidatus Rickettsiella isopodorum genome:
GGCCTATACTGATTTCATCAAACCAAAATTTAACCACATAAATCCAACACAAATCTTAATGGTCGGCGATACACCGGCTGATTTACTATTTGCAAAAAATATTGGTGCTGACTCTTGTTGGGCAGAATATGGTTATGGGGATGAAAAAGCTTGTCTAGCGCTTCATCCGACTTATACAATTAAGCGATTAACAGACATTTTGGCTATTTTATTTTAAATTCCACGCTTGTTTGTTGAGATCTGCTATAGCTTTTTTTCTATGACTGTTAATCGGTCATCAATATTAGAAAAATAACTCTGTACAGTTTCAACTAATACCATCGTTTTCATATCAGGTTCGATATTAACATTATCACCCACATTTTTATCGGAAAAATTGGTTTTGCGTAATGTTTCGGGAATTAAATACACTTCAAAACTAGGTTGTTTTTTATTCGTCAATCCTACAGTTAAACTAGAACCATCCACCGCGATATAACCTTTCGGTTTAACAAAAGCGAAACAAGCGACAGAACATTGAATAGACAAACACAAATTCTCTCCACTAATTTTTTTATCGATAACTTTTCCTGTCTCCAATACATGGCCACTCAGTTCATGTCCTCCTATTTCATCACCATAGACTAGACTCCTCTCCACACTGACTTTTCTTCCAACAAAAAGTTCATTTAAAGTAGTTTTGACTAAGGTTTCTTGCATTGCATCAAAACTGACTTCAATTCCATTCTTCGCAACGACGGTTTGACAAACGCCATCTATAGAAATACTCGCACCCGTTTTTAAATTTTTTACTAGTTCTTCATTTAATACGACACTATAATGGAATAATCCTGGTCGTTTAGTGAGTGACTTTACAACAAATAAACCTTGTGTAATTCCAGAGTACATAGAAAAATTAAATTATTAATAAACTTTCAATTAATTGCATTTGTTTTAACACCGATCCTTTATTTTCTTCCACAAACTTTTTAGCTTCCCGACCCATGTTCTGGCGTCGTACTGGATCAGACAACAAAGAAATAACCTGCTCTGCTAGCTCTGTCGCGTTATTTACCTGAATTGCTGCATTTCGCTGTTTCAGCTGTTCCGTAATGGTTGCAAAATTAAAAGTATAAGGGCCGGTTAATATAGGGAGGCCAACGGCAGCCGGCTCAAGAGGGTTTTGACCGCCTTTTTCAACGAGACTTCCACCCACAAAAGCCAGATCCGCTGCCGCATAAAAAATAAGTAATTCACCCATCGTATCACCGATCAAAACATCGATATCGTTCAGATCGCGCTTATGATCGCTACGCTTGTTAATGTTATAGTTTTGACTGCGATATAGCTGTTCTAATTGAGAAGCTCGATCCACGTGTCGGGGTATCGAAACTAATAATAAGTCTGGGAAATAATGACGCACCTGCTTAAACACCTGAAGAATCAATTCTTCTTCACCAGGATGAGTGCTCGCCGCAATCCAAACAAGCCGATTTTCTCCCCAAATTTTCTGCCATTGCTGGGCCTGTTCCAGTAAATTTCTTGGCAACGTCACATCAAATTTAAGACTACCGGTAATGTGTATTCGCTCAGGCGAGAAACCAAGGTCAATAAAACGCTCCGCGTCAGCTTGAAACTGAGCTGAAATAACATTAATGCTCTTTAACATGGCTTGTGTTATCGGCAAAATACGCCGATAGGATAAAGCGGAGCGTTCAGATAAACGGGCATTGACAAGGGCTACCGGCACTTGATACAACTGACACGCGGCTAGAAGGTTGGGCCAAAGCTCCGTTTCTAACAAAATCAGTAATTTTGGTTGTAGTGCCTTAAAGAATTTCCTCAAGATTAAGGGTAAATCATAAGGAAAATAAAGCGGGGTTATACTGTTTCCCAATGCAACACGGATACGTTCGGCACCTGTTGCTGTCTCATTGGTCACAATAATAGGTAGCGATGGATAACGTTGCTGTATCCGCTTGATCAATGGTATGGCCGTCAAGGATTCGCCGACTGAAACGGCATGCACCCAAATCCCACCGGATGGCAAAGGATGTCGTAGGCCTAAGCCTAGACGCTCATGCCAAAATTGCAATCCATTAGGATTTTTACGATTTTTTATCCATAAACGCAATAAAATAAACGGCAAAAATAAATAAAAAATTATTGTATATAAGAATCGCATGACTTAATAAAATTATAATTAGTATTTAATGGTGAGCTTATCGCTTATTCAACTTTAAGACAAGATAATATCCTGTTAGTCTTATACCTCTTGGTAGAAGCATCCTATTGTTATTTTCCTTTATTCTTACCTATTTTCTCGAAATATGGAATCTCAGAGGAGATGAGGAATCACAAAAATGATGCCTTCTTGAAGTATCTACCTATGAGAAATATCTGGGTCATGGACAAAATTTAAGTAAAAAGACTATATAGTCGAATTTTTATGAGTTAGGTTTAATCATGAATATATGGGGCAAACTTGTTGGAGGTTTTTTTGGTTTTCTTTTTGCAGGACCATTTGGGCTTATATTAGGTGTCATTATTGGGCATCTCTTTGACCGTGGCCTTAGGCAAAACCAGGGCTGGACTTTTTCTTCTGTCAATCCAAACGTCGCACAACAAGTTTTTTTTAATAGTACGTTCTTGGTAATGGGACATATCGCAAAATTAGATGGGCGGATTTCTGAAGCAGAAATTCAAGCGGCTAGAGCCATCATGAATCGCTTAGGTCTTACCGAAACCATGCGTCAAAAGGCTATCGACCTTTTTAATCAAGGTAAACAAGCCTCATTCAATTTAGAAGAAACCTTAAAAAAGCTAGTCCAAGCCTGCCATCGCAATAAGGTATTACTTAAGCTTTTTGTAGAAATACAAATGCAAACGGCCCTGGCTGAAGGCCATCTCACAGCAGATAAGCAAAGAGTATTGCAGAAAATCTGTCAATATCTAGGGTTTGCGCCACTCAACTTTAGCTTTTTTGAGCATCTATTTAATTTTGAGCAAGCTTTCCGCCAACAATCTTCTGGTCAGAGACAACAAGGATACTATCAATCATCGCACTCATCTCATCAGCTGAATCTAAGAGATGCCTATGCTATCTTAGGTATCTCTGAACAAGCATCGCCCGCTGAAATAAAAAAAGCCTACCGAAAGCAAATGAGCCAACATCATCCTGATAAATTATTGGCCAAGGGTTTACCTGAAGAAATGATAAAAATAGCGACTGAGAAAACTCAAAATATCAAGGCTGCCTACGATCGTATCTGTGCGGCTAAGGGAATATAATGCGTAATTTAATTATTTCCGCCTCTATTTTATCTGCGGATATGGGTTGCTTAGCGAAGGAATCCTCTGCGGTATTGCAAGCGGGTGCCGATAGTTTGCATATTGATGTCATGGATAATCATTTCGTCCCTAATTTGACATTTGGACCCTTAGTCTGCGAGGCTTTACACAAACATCTACCTAAGACTTTTCTTGATGTACATTTAATGGTAAATCCAGTCGATAATTTAATTAATGCCTTTGCTAAAGCGGGTGCTGATCAAATCATCTTTCACCCTGAAGCCAGTAGCGATGTGCTTAAAAATTTAAAACAAATTCGTCATTTGGGTTGTAAAGCAGGATTAGCAATTAATCCTCTAACGTCATTAAATTGTTTAAATAACCTCTGGGATCACTTAGATTTTATATTAATGATGTCTGTTAATCCCGGTTTTGCTGAGCAACATTTTATTCCTGAGGTTTTAAACAAAATTTCCGCCACTAAACAGTTACTTTCCACACACAAACCTAGTATTCGTTTAGGTGTGGATGGCGGGATTAAAAAAAATAATATTAGCGAAATCGCTAAAATGGGTGCAGATACTTTTATTTTAGGATCGGGTATTTTTCATACCGAAAATTACGCCTTCACATTAACCGAACTACGATCACAATTAACTCTATAAGGAAAAATAATATGCGTCTTTTTTTAATGGGTTGTCTATTCTTTTTATTAAATGCTTGTGCTAGCACAGCAAACTACCAAAAAAAAATTGATACATGGCAAGGAAAAAATATTCAAGCGCTCATTTCTAAATGGGGGGAACCTGACACAGGAATACAACTTCCCAATGGTCATAGAATCTATCAGTATACCCGAAAAACGATGTATTCTATCCCCGATCCTAAACGTTCTCCTTTGCGCACCGATAATGGAAATCTTTTCTCTAATTATGATGAGCCTTGGAATACACACCAAACTGTCATTCGTTCTTGTCAAACCTCATTTGAAACAACTGCTGACGGGCATATTATCCATATAAGCTTTAAAGGGAATAATTGTGTATCCAATAATTTTCTCCCTTAAGTTAGCCTATCAATTTGTATGAATAGTTTAGATTTTAATTTTCGAAAAATAGATCGTTTGCTTTCATAAAGACGAGATATTAGCTAAACCGCGCAAGAGAGCTAAAAAAATAATGATCCATAGAAAAAAAAGGAGCTCAATTCCTCAAAAAAAAGATTTCGTTATCATTCAATGGCTAATTTATTTTACTTTTTTGTGTTTTGTCTCACCGGGCTTGACGACAGAATTGACGATGGGACAACAACTTGGTTGGGTACCTAGTCAACTGGGTATTTGCAAAGGACACTATTTAGATCCCTTACAAGCTTATTCTCAAACTTCTTTAAGTAAACTCAATCAAGCTTTTACTCATATTGATGCCGCACAATCTCATTTTTCATTTGAAGGGACTTCTACTTTAAGTGGTAATGTCGTTATTACTCAACCTGGCCGAATATTGTATGCCGATCAAGTTTATTTCTATCGTGATCCGAAAACAGGGAAAATTACTAATATGGATCTACTCGGTGGAATTAAACTCGAAGAGCCTAATCTTTTAATTAAAGCAAAAAAAGCCCATTTAAATTTAAACAATCAAAGCGGTTATCTTACGGATATTATTTATCGTATTTTATTAAGAAATAGCACGATATTAATGGGCACTAACAAAGGTATGCCGATTAATGCTTGGGGATCAGCCAGTGCGGTGGAACAGACTTACCCTGGATTAATGATTTTACATAATAGTACCTACTCGACTTGTTCACCCATTCATCCAACCTGGAAACTCTCCGCTAAAAAAATAATATTGAACCGTGATGATGGTCGCGGTAAAGCCTACAATACCTGGTTGGATTTTCGGGGAACACCTATTTTATACAGTCCTTATCTTGCTTTTCCTATTGATGATAGACGTGAATCAGGCTTCTTATTCCCAAACTTTGGAACTTCTTCACAATCGGGGATAAGTATTGGATTTCCTTATTATTGGAATATGGCTAGCAATTATGACTTTTTATTTACACCCACTATTTTAAGCAAGCGTGGCGTACAATTAGGTGGTCAATTTCGTTATTTAAGTCATGATAGTCAAGGAACGATCATTGCTAATTATCTTCCCTATGATCGAGCAGCGGCGCGGCTTGCTGATCAGATTCCTCTGCTTTACCCCAACACCAACCCACTAATTTATCCAAGCACTACTAGAAAATCTTTTACATGGCAAGAACAGCGTCTATGGGCTCCTCG
Encoded here:
- a CDS encoding riboflavin synthase, with translation MYSGITQGLFVVKSLTKRPGLFHYSVVLNEELVKNLKTGASISIDGVCQTVVAKNGIEVSFDAMQETLVKTTLNELFVGRKVSVERSLVYGDEIGGHELSGHVLETGKVIDKKISGENLCLSIQCSVACFAFVKPKGYIAVDGSSLTVGLTNKKQPSFEVYLIPETLRKTNFSDKNVGDNVNIEPDMKTMVLVETVQSYFSNIDDRLTVIEKKL
- the waaA gene encoding lipid IV(A) 3-deoxy-D-manno-octulosonic acid transferase, which encodes MRFLYTIIFYLFLPFILLRLWIKNRKNPNGLQFWHERLGLGLRHPLPSGGIWVHAVSVGESLTAIPLIKRIQQRYPSLPIIVTNETATGAERIRVALGNSITPLYFPYDLPLILRKFFKALQPKLLILLETELWPNLLAACQLYQVPVALVNARLSERSALSYRRILPITQAMLKSINVISAQFQADAERFIDLGFSPERIHITGSLKFDVTLPRNLLEQAQQWQKIWGENRLVWIAASTHPGEEELILQVFKQVRHYFPDLLLVSIPRHVDRASQLEQLYRSQNYNINKRSDHKRDLNDIDVLIGDTMGELLIFYAAADLAFVGGSLVEKGGQNPLEPAAVGLPILTGPYTFNFATITEQLKQRNAAIQVNNATELAEQVISLLSDPVRRQNMGREAKKFVEENKGSVLKQMQLIESLLII
- the djlA gene encoding co-chaperone DjlA; translated protein: MNIWGKLVGGFFGFLFAGPFGLILGVIIGHLFDRGLRQNQGWTFSSVNPNVAQQVFFNSTFLVMGHIAKLDGRISEAEIQAARAIMNRLGLTETMRQKAIDLFNQGKQASFNLEETLKKLVQACHRNKVLLKLFVEIQMQTALAEGHLTADKQRVLQKICQYLGFAPLNFSFFEHLFNFEQAFRQQSSGQRQQGYYQSSHSSHQLNLRDAYAILGISEQASPAEIKKAYRKQMSQHHPDKLLAKGLPEEMIKIATEKTQNIKAAYDRICAAKGI
- the rpe gene encoding ribulose-phosphate 3-epimerase, translating into MRNLIISASILSADMGCLAKESSAVLQAGADSLHIDVMDNHFVPNLTFGPLVCEALHKHLPKTFLDVHLMVNPVDNLINAFAKAGADQIIFHPEASSDVLKNLKQIRHLGCKAGLAINPLTSLNCLNNLWDHLDFILMMSVNPGFAEQHFIPEVLNKISATKQLLSTHKPSIRLGVDGGIKKNNISEIAKMGADTFILGSGIFHTENYAFTLTELRSQLTL